In Phenylobacterium koreense, one DNA window encodes the following:
- a CDS encoding class I SAM-dependent RNA methyltransferase, producing the protein MGGEGDGIAAGPLYAPFTLPGERVRLAAGPQRREVEAILEASSERVTPPCPHFGVCGGCALQHWDHEPYLRWKVERLARTLARERIETEILPAFAAPPHSRRRLALHARQGRKDAARLGFKARKSWDVVDITECPIADPALQAALPALRRLAAPLFEHPKSAPTLHVTLTATGLDIEISGVERKSGGLSADARMRLAEFAAEADFARVTMDGEIAYLARQPTIRIGQATVALPAGAFLQAVPAAEAAMVALAMEASVGAERIADLFCGVGTFTLRLAEIAPVLAADGAAPAVRALSSALATAPGLKGVTAEARDLVKRPVLAEELKRIDTVVFDPPRAGAAEQSAEIARSKVARAIGVSCNPATFVRDARTLIDAGFVLDRLLPVDQFLWSPHVELVGVFSR; encoded by the coding sequence ATGGGGGGCGAAGGCGACGGAATTGCGGCGGGGCCGCTCTATGCGCCCTTCACCCTGCCGGGCGAGCGCGTGCGCCTTGCCGCCGGGCCACAGCGCCGCGAAGTCGAGGCGATTCTCGAAGCAAGTTCCGAGCGGGTCACGCCGCCGTGCCCGCATTTCGGCGTCTGCGGCGGCTGCGCCCTGCAGCACTGGGACCACGAGCCCTATCTGAGGTGGAAGGTCGAGCGTCTGGCGCGCACCCTGGCGCGCGAGCGGATCGAGACCGAAATCCTGCCGGCCTTCGCCGCGCCGCCCCATAGCCGCCGCCGGCTGGCCCTGCACGCCCGCCAAGGCCGCAAGGACGCCGCGCGCCTTGGCTTCAAGGCCCGCAAGAGCTGGGACGTCGTCGACATCACCGAGTGCCCGATCGCCGATCCGGCCCTACAGGCGGCGCTGCCGGCGCTTCGCCGCCTGGCCGCTCCGCTCTTCGAACATCCGAAGTCGGCGCCGACCCTACACGTCACCCTGACGGCCACCGGGCTCGACATCGAGATCAGCGGCGTCGAGCGCAAAAGCGGCGGTCTTTCGGCTGACGCCAGGATGCGCCTGGCCGAGTTCGCCGCCGAGGCCGACTTCGCCCGGGTCACCATGGACGGAGAGATCGCCTATCTCGCCCGCCAACCGACCATCCGCATCGGCCAGGCGACCGTCGCCCTGCCGGCGGGCGCCTTCCTGCAGGCCGTGCCGGCGGCGGAGGCCGCCATGGTGGCGTTGGCGATGGAAGCTTCCGTCGGCGCCGAGCGGATCGCCGACCTCTTTTGCGGCGTCGGCACCTTCACCCTGCGCCTAGCCGAGATCGCCCCGGTGCTCGCCGCCGACGGCGCTGCGCCGGCGGTTCGGGCCTTGAGCTCTGCGCTCGCCACCGCGCCGGGGCTGAAAGGCGTCACCGCCGAAGCCCGCGACCTCGTCAAGCGTCCGGTGCTGGCCGAGGAACTGAAACGCATCGACACGGTCGTTTTCGACCCGCCGCGCGCGGGCGCGGCCGAGCAGTCGGCCGAGATCGCGCGTTCCAAGGTGGCCCGGGCGATCGGCGTCTCCTGCAACCCCGCAACCTTCGTGCGGGACGCACGGACCCTGATCGACGCCGGCTTCGTCCTGGATCGGTTGCTGCCGGTGGACCAGTTCCTCTGGTCGCCGCATGTCGAGCTGGTAGGGGTGTTCAGCCGCTGA
- a CDS encoding M48 family metallopeptidase → MLGLAACAAPATQAPTITATEASAEAERQSQYVIERRRTEMARLSNVANRIRVANEDLCPRKTMWIGATFETIHDYAPDLRSAAVSVLALGDQPQVTYLVPAAPAEVGGLEVGDRVVAVDGKAIPKGAKARRVLGEVLREASADGALSLTVERNAANVPVAITPKSTCGYNFALVDGNEVNAYADGDDIFVYRGLLRFVETDDELAAVVGHEFAHNAMGHIQKSASNRRVGVAGGLLIDLAFAAGGVDTQGAFAKTGGQIGGQAFSQEFETEADYVGMYYLARAGYDMSNVEGFWRRMAAEDPTAIKFGYSHPTTPVRSLNLSKAREEIEGKRSEGVAIAPTLKPAKE, encoded by the coding sequence TTGCTGGGGCTAGCCGCTTGCGCCGCGCCCGCCACCCAGGCGCCGACCATCACGGCGACCGAAGCCAGCGCCGAGGCTGAGCGCCAAAGCCAGTACGTCATCGAGCGGCGCAGGACCGAGATGGCGCGCCTCTCCAATGTCGCCAACCGCATCCGCGTCGCCAACGAAGATCTCTGCCCGCGCAAGACCATGTGGATCGGCGCGACTTTCGAGACGATCCACGACTACGCCCCGGATCTGCGTAGCGCGGCCGTTTCTGTCCTGGCCTTGGGTGATCAGCCGCAGGTGACCTACCTCGTCCCGGCGGCTCCGGCCGAGGTTGGGGGGCTCGAAGTCGGCGATCGGGTCGTAGCCGTGGACGGCAAGGCGATTCCCAAGGGGGCGAAGGCGCGCCGGGTCTTGGGCGAGGTCCTGCGAGAAGCGTCGGCCGATGGGGCGCTGTCGCTGACCGTCGAGCGGAACGCCGCGAACGTTCCCGTCGCGATCACGCCGAAGAGCACGTGCGGCTATAATTTCGCTCTGGTCGACGGAAACGAGGTCAACGCCTATGCCGACGGCGACGACATCTTCGTCTATCGCGGGCTGCTACGCTTTGTTGAAACCGATGACGAACTCGCCGCCGTGGTCGGCCATGAGTTCGCTCACAACGCCATGGGCCATATCCAGAAGTCGGCCTCCAACAGACGAGTAGGCGTGGCCGGCGGGCTACTGATCGACCTGGCGTTTGCGGCTGGCGGGGTCGACACCCAAGGCGCCTTCGCGAAAACCGGCGGCCAGATCGGTGGCCAGGCCTTCTCTCAGGAGTTCGAGACGGAGGCCGACTATGTCGGCATGTATTATCTGGCTCGCGCCGGCTATGACATGAGCAATGTCGAGGGGTTCTGGCGGCGAATGGCCGCCGAGGATCCGACGGCGATCAAGTTCGGCTATTCCCATCCCACGACGCCGGTGCGATCGCTCAACCTCAGCAAGGCGCGCGAAGAAATCGAGGGCAAGCGCTCGGAAGGCGTCGCCATCGCTCCGACCCTGAAGCCCGCCAAGGAGTAG
- a CDS encoding TlyA family RNA methyltransferase, whose translation MGKKRADVVLVERGLFDSRARARAAIEAGGVTADGRNISKPSEMIEEAAEISAVAAHPYVGRGALKLVHALDLWPVAVTGRTVLDVGASTGGFTEVCLQRGAERVYAVDVGRGQLHPKLSGDVRVVSLEGVDARNLDASLIPIAPDLIVTDVSFIGLAKVLPAALSLAAGAADLVALVKPQFEVGPEFVGKGGLVKDEVARARALEEVIAFLRGRGWILRETTESPITGGDGNKEFLLWMQKVR comes from the coding sequence TTGGGCAAGAAGCGCGCGGATGTCGTCCTGGTCGAACGCGGCCTGTTCGACAGCCGCGCCCGCGCCCGGGCCGCGATTGAGGCCGGCGGCGTCACCGCCGACGGCCGCAACATCTCCAAGCCCTCCGAGATGATCGAGGAGGCCGCCGAGATCTCGGCGGTCGCCGCGCACCCTTATGTCGGCCGCGGGGCGCTGAAGCTCGTTCATGCGCTGGACCTGTGGCCGGTCGCCGTGACGGGCCGCACGGTGCTGGACGTCGGCGCCTCCACCGGCGGCTTTACGGAGGTCTGCCTCCAGCGCGGCGCGGAGCGGGTCTATGCGGTGGATGTCGGCCGCGGGCAGTTGCACCCAAAGCTGTCCGGCGATGTGCGTGTCGTCTCGCTCGAAGGCGTCGACGCCCGCAATCTCGACGCCTCGCTGATCCCGATCGCGCCGGATCTCATCGTCACCGACGTCAGCTTCATCGGCCTGGCCAAGGTCCTGCCGGCCGCCCTGTCCCTGGCCGCTGGCGCTGCGGATCTGGTCGCTCTGGTCAAACCCCAGTTCGAAGTCGGCCCCGAGTTCGTCGGCAAGGGTGGGCTGGTGAAGGACGAAGTGGCGAGAGCGAGAGCTCTGGAGGAAGTAATCGCGTTTCTTCGCGGGCGAGGATGGATCTTGCGGGAAACGACTGAAAGTCCAATCACTGGCGGTGATGGTAATAAAGAATTTCTACTCTGGATGCAGAAGGTTCGATGA
- a CDS encoding TolC family outer membrane protein, translating into MFTSRRGGLLAASAGLALIIAAAPASAETLAEAIALAYDSNPTLQAQRATQRALDENWVQARAGYRPTVQAQAAANYTENRVPANARAVDRNGDGVPDPVGSGITEANSAGATLSLSQPLFTGGRVAATVSAAEADILAGREQLRRTEASVMQAVIQAYADVRRDQEGLRIRQENQRVLQRQLDESKARFEVGEITRTDVAQSEARLAAADAQLALAQSQLASSRATYAAVVGQNPGDLAPEPQLSDLLPADISQAFEAAENNNPQVRQAKYAERASNARLAGAKAERMPNLGVSASLGYNGPAEPFEREDYSRAVRAGATVTVPLFTGGLTSSRIRAAMERNNTDRINVEAARRSVMQSLTQAWNQHVASKSNIVSTDEQVRAARIAAEGTRQEQQVGLRTTLDVLNAEQELRNAELSQVSARRDEFVAVSLVLAQMGLLEAPLLTPGVTRYDASANFKNNRVTWGWVPWEEPIAVVDGVLTPKVTEQPTTAAPPPAPASK; encoded by the coding sequence ATGTTCACTAGTCGTCGCGGAGGATTGCTGGCCGCTAGCGCAGGACTTGCGCTGATCATCGCAGCAGCTCCGGCTTCCGCCGAAACCCTGGCCGAGGCGATTGCGCTGGCCTACGACTCGAACCCGACCCTGCAGGCCCAGCGGGCCACTCAACGGGCCCTGGACGAGAACTGGGTGCAGGCCCGCGCCGGCTACCGCCCGACCGTGCAGGCTCAGGCGGCGGCGAACTATACCGAGAACCGGGTTCCAGCCAATGCGCGCGCCGTCGACCGCAACGGCGACGGCGTCCCCGATCCGGTGGGAAGCGGGATCACTGAGGCGAACAGCGCCGGCGCGACCCTGTCCCTGAGTCAGCCGCTCTTCACGGGCGGCCGCGTCGCAGCGACCGTCTCGGCGGCGGAAGCCGACATTTTGGCCGGCCGCGAGCAACTGCGCCGGACCGAAGCCTCGGTGATGCAGGCCGTGATCCAGGCCTATGCCGATGTTCGCCGCGACCAGGAAGGCCTGCGGATCCGGCAGGAAAACCAGCGGGTCCTCCAGCGCCAGCTCGATGAATCGAAGGCGCGCTTCGAGGTCGGCGAGATCACCCGGACGGACGTCGCGCAGTCCGAGGCCCGGCTCGCTGCGGCCGATGCGCAACTCGCCTTGGCCCAATCCCAGCTCGCGTCCAGCCGCGCGACCTATGCGGCGGTCGTCGGTCAGAACCCCGGAGACCTGGCGCCTGAGCCCCAGCTTTCGGACCTGCTGCCAGCCGACATCTCCCAGGCCTTCGAGGCCGCGGAAAACAACAACCCGCAGGTCCGGCAGGCGAAATACGCCGAGCGCGCCAGCAACGCGCGTCTCGCCGGAGCCAAGGCCGAGCGGATGCCCAATCTCGGCGTGAGCGCCAGCCTCGGCTATAACGGCCCGGCCGAGCCGTTCGAGCGCGAGGACTACTCCCGTGCGGTCCGGGCCGGCGCTACGGTGACGGTTCCGCTGTTCACTGGCGGCCTGACCTCCTCGCGTATCCGCGCGGCGATGGAGCGCAACAACACCGACCGCATCAATGTCGAGGCGGCGCGCCGGTCGGTGATGCAGAGCCTGACCCAGGCGTGGAACCAACACGTCGCCAGCAAGTCCAACATCGTCTCGACCGACGAGCAGGTGAGGGCGGCTCGAATCGCCGCCGAGGGAACGCGGCAGGAGCAGCAGGTCGGCCTGCGCACCACGCTCGACGTCCTCAACGCCGAGCAGGAACTCCGTAACGCCGAACTCTCGCAGGTCTCGGCGCGCCGGGACGAGTTCGTCGCTGTCTCGCTGGTGCTGGCCCAGATGGGCCTGCTGGAAGCGCCGCTCCTGACGCCCGGCGTCACCCGCTACGACGCCAGCGCCAATTTCAAGAACAACCGCGTCACCTGGGGCTGGGTGCCCTGGGAAGAACCGATCGCGGTCGTGGACGGGGTGCTCACCCCGAAGGTCACCGAACAGCCTACCACCGCGGCTCCGCCGCCGGCGCCCGCGTCGAAATAG
- a CDS encoding class I adenylate-forming enzyme family protein, translated as MTEAELPKGWPAMSIAQAHALITAPGTPAEMETVEIRGVPTRTWKNLPPSLRSIVEASRAHGEKIFLVYEDERVSFEAFHRAVAALAAQLATDGVKKGDRVAIVMRNLPEWVVSFYAAASLGAIVTPLNAWWTGPELEYGLTDSGSKVVIMDAERYERLAEHLPNCPELVRAYVSRSVEEISHPQVTHLESILGGANHWINLPDQPLPAAEILPDDDATIFYTSGTTGRPKGALATQRAVNSNIMAGAVAGARAFLRRGEAPPAPDPNAPQRSSLISIPFFHVTGCMAVLNTSLFGGAKLVMMHKWDVIRAFELIEREKVQSAGGVPTIAWQLIEHPARANYDLSSLESVAYGGAPSAPELVRKIKETFPKSAPGNGWGMTETCATVTTHGAEDYANRPESCGPAVPVSDLQIRDPADGVTVLAPNQVGELWARGPQIVKGYWNKPEATAQTFQDGWVRTGDLARLDEEGFCYIIDRAKDMLIRGGENIYCIEIENVLYDHPAVMDAAIVGIPHRTLGEEPAAVVTLKPGAEATEEELRAHVAEHLAAFKVPVKVRFWHETLPRNPNGKILKNELKKLFVEEQV; from the coding sequence ATGACCGAGGCCGAACTGCCCAAAGGCTGGCCTGCCATGTCCATCGCCCAGGCCCACGCGCTGATCACTGCGCCAGGCACGCCCGCGGAAATGGAGACGGTCGAGATCCGGGGCGTCCCGACGCGGACGTGGAAGAACCTTCCGCCGTCGCTTCGCTCGATCGTGGAAGCCAGCCGCGCGCATGGCGAGAAGATCTTCCTCGTCTACGAGGACGAGCGCGTCTCCTTCGAGGCGTTCCATCGCGCGGTCGCCGCCCTGGCGGCCCAACTGGCGACGGACGGCGTGAAGAAGGGCGACCGCGTCGCCATCGTCATGCGCAATCTGCCCGAGTGGGTGGTCTCGTTCTATGCGGCCGCCTCGCTGGGTGCGATCGTCACCCCGCTGAACGCCTGGTGGACTGGACCGGAGCTCGAATACGGCCTCACCGATTCCGGCAGCAAGGTCGTGATCATGGACGCCGAGCGCTATGAGCGCCTGGCCGAGCACCTGCCCAACTGCCCCGAGCTCGTCCGCGCTTACGTGAGCCGCTCGGTCGAGGAGATCTCCCATCCCCAGGTCACGCACCTGGAAAGCATCCTGGGCGGCGCCAATCACTGGATCAACCTGCCGGACCAGCCGCTGCCCGCCGCCGAGATACTGCCCGACGACGACGCGACGATCTTCTACACCTCCGGCACCACCGGCCGGCCGAAAGGCGCCCTGGCGACCCAGCGCGCGGTCAACTCGAACATCATGGCTGGCGCGGTGGCTGGCGCCCGCGCCTTCCTGCGTCGCGGCGAGGCGCCGCCGGCGCCCGATCCGAATGCGCCGCAGCGTTCCTCGCTGATCTCGATCCCGTTCTTCCACGTGACCGGCTGCATGGCCGTGCTGAACACCAGCCTGTTCGGCGGCGCCAAGCTCGTCATGATGCACAAGTGGGACGTGATCCGCGCCTTCGAGCTGATCGAGCGCGAAAAGGTCCAGTCGGCCGGCGGCGTTCCGACCATCGCCTGGCAGCTCATCGAGCATCCCGCCCGCGCGAACTACGACCTATCCTCGCTGGAATCCGTCGCCTATGGCGGCGCGCCGTCCGCGCCAGAGCTGGTGCGCAAGATCAAGGAAACCTTCCCGAAGTCCGCGCCGGGCAACGGCTGGGGCATGACCGAGACCTGCGCCACGGTGACCACCCACGGCGCCGAGGACTACGCCAACCGCCCCGAAAGCTGCGGTCCGGCCGTTCCGGTCAGCGACCTGCAGATCCGCGACCCGGCCGACGGCGTGACCGTGCTGGCGCCGAACCAGGTCGGCGAACTCTGGGCTCGCGGCCCGCAGATCGTGAAGGGCTACTGGAACAAGCCGGAAGCCACGGCCCAGACCTTCCAGGACGGCTGGGTCCGCACCGGCGACCTGGCGCGCCTGGACGAAGAGGGCTTCTGCTACATCATAGACCGGGCCAAGGACATGCTGATCCGGGGCGGTGAGAACATCTACTGCATCGAGATCGAGAACGTCCTCTACGACCATCCGGCGGTCATGGATGCGGCCATCGTCGGCATTCCTCACCGGACCCTGGGCGAGGAGCCGGCCGCGGTCGTCACCCTGAAACCAGGCGCCGAGGCCACCGAGGAGGAACTGCGGGCCCACGTCGCCGAGCATCTGGCGGCCTTCAAGGTGCCGGTGAAGGTGCGGTTCTGGCACGAGACCTTGCCTCGCAACCCGAACGGCAAGATTCTCAAGAACGAGCTCAAGAAGCTCTTCGTGGAGGAGCAGGTCTGA
- a CDS encoding glycine zipper 2TM domain-containing protein, with amino-acid sequence MKRALALTAAGMMAIAVPAVAPTAAMAQRYDSCGQQQRSNANKGTIVGGLVGALAGGGVAARGAKTEGALLGGAVGAVAGHEIGKRNTKCQTYRPAPRPAARTSSSYQRSSYSAPSNCRWVQDDRGGRGYEVCRNRDGVWRPSGRS; translated from the coding sequence ATGAAACGCGCTCTTGCTCTCACCGCCGCCGGGATGATGGCCATCGCCGTCCCCGCCGTCGCGCCGACCGCCGCCATGGCGCAGCGCTACGACTCCTGCGGCCAGCAGCAACGCTCGAACGCCAACAAGGGCACCATCGTCGGCGGTCTGGTCGGAGCCCTGGCGGGCGGCGGCGTGGCCGCGCGCGGCGCCAAGACCGAGGGCGCGCTGCTCGGCGGCGCCGTCGGCGCGGTCGCCGGCCACGAAATCGGCAAGCGCAACACCAAGTGCCAGACTTACCGCCCTGCCCCGCGCCCGGCCGCGCGGACCAGCAGCAGCTATCAGCGCTCCAGCTACAGCGCACCCAGCAACTGCCGCTGGGTGCAGGACGACCGCGGCGGCCGTGGCTACGAGGTCTGCCGCAACCGCGATGGCGTGTGGCGTCCGAGCGGCCGCAGCTAG
- a CDS encoding valine--tRNA ligase, whose protein sequence is MLEKNFDPKSAEPRLYAAWEQSGAFAPTSDPAAEPFSIVIPPPNVTGSLHIGHALNNTLQDVLTRFERMRGKAALWLPGTDHAGIATQMVVERQLAAAGNIGRRDMGRDEFIAKVWEWKAQSGGTITNQLRRLGASCDWSRERFTLDEGLSAAVRKVFVTLHKQGLIYRDKRLVNWDPHFQTAISDIEVEQREVDGHFWHFAYPLEDGSGEIVVATTRPETMLGDVAVAVHPDDERYKALIGRAVRLPIVGRPIPIVADDYADPEKGSGAVKITPAHDFNDYQVGKRNNLPLINIFTEDAKINENAPAEYRGLDRFEARKKVVAAFEELGLLRGVEKTRHAVPHGDRSGVVIEPYLTDQWYVDAKVLAQPAIKAVEEGKTVFEPRHWEKTYYEWMRNIEPWCISRQLWWGHRIPAWYGPKGEIFVAETEEEAKALAREHFGHDELLRQDEDVLDTWFSSGLWPFSTLGWPEQTADLKRFYPTSTLVTGFDIIFFWVARMMMMGLHFMGEVPFDRVFINALVRDAEGKKMSKSKGNVMDPLELVDDYGADALRFTLTAMSGQARDIKLSRQRIEGYRNFGTKLWNAARFAQVNGCARAEGFDPSQVKNVLNRWIVGETTRTAQAVTKSLEGCSFDGAANGLYRFIWNTFCDWYVELAKPILNGADEAAKAETQATAAWALDVILKLLHPVMPFLTEELWAQTSDLGATRSEGMLITARWPQLGDELIDPAADAEIELIVTAVSEGRSVKAELNVPHSARPPLLVIEASDAQRAVFQANAAVIAQTLRISEVRFEDHAPEGAIPFVVNGATLALPVAEFIDLAAERARLAKEIAGHASDIAHVNKKLGNPAFVANAKEEVVEENRERLAESEAAKAKLEQALARLEAVV, encoded by the coding sequence ATGCTTGAGAAGAACTTCGACCCCAAGTCCGCAGAGCCCCGCCTTTACGCCGCCTGGGAACAGTCTGGCGCCTTCGCGCCGACCTCCGATCCCGCGGCCGAGCCGTTCTCGATCGTCATTCCGCCACCGAACGTCACCGGTTCGCTGCACATCGGCCACGCCCTGAACAACACCCTGCAGGATGTGCTGACCCGCTTCGAGCGCATGCGCGGCAAGGCCGCCCTCTGGCTGCCCGGCACCGACCACGCCGGCATCGCCACCCAGATGGTGGTGGAGCGCCAGCTCGCCGCGGCCGGCAACATCGGGCGCCGCGACATGGGCCGCGACGAGTTCATCGCCAAGGTCTGGGAATGGAAGGCGCAGAGTGGCGGCACGATCACCAATCAGCTCCGCCGCCTGGGCGCCTCCTGCGACTGGAGTCGTGAGCGCTTCACCCTCGACGAGGGGCTGTCGGCGGCTGTCCGGAAGGTCTTCGTCACCCTGCACAAGCAGGGCCTGATCTATCGCGACAAGCGCCTGGTGAACTGGGATCCGCACTTCCAGACCGCCATTTCCGACATCGAGGTCGAGCAGCGCGAAGTCGACGGCCACTTCTGGCACTTCGCCTATCCGCTGGAGGACGGCTCCGGCGAGATCGTCGTCGCCACCACGCGTCCCGAAACCATGCTTGGCGACGTCGCCGTCGCGGTCCACCCGGACGACGAGCGCTACAAGGCGCTGATCGGCCGCGCCGTCCGCCTGCCGATCGTCGGCCGCCCGATCCCGATCGTCGCCGACGACTATGCCGACCCGGAGAAGGGCTCCGGCGCGGTGAAGATCACCCCGGCGCACGACTTCAACGACTATCAGGTCGGCAAGCGCAACAACCTGCCGCTGATCAACATCTTCACCGAGGATGCGAAGATCAACGAGAACGCCCCGGCCGAATATCGCGGCCTGGACCGTTTCGAGGCCCGCAAGAAGGTGGTCGCAGCGTTCGAGGAACTCGGCCTGCTGCGCGGCGTCGAGAAGACCCGCCACGCCGTCCCGCATGGCGACCGCTCCGGCGTCGTCATCGAGCCCTACCTGACCGACCAGTGGTACGTCGACGCCAAGGTCCTGGCCCAGCCGGCGATCAAGGCGGTCGAGGAGGGCAAGACCGTCTTCGAGCCTCGCCACTGGGAAAAGACCTATTACGAGTGGATGCGCAACATCGAGCCCTGGTGCATCTCGCGCCAGCTCTGGTGGGGGCACCGCATTCCGGCCTGGTACGGCCCCAAGGGCGAGATCTTCGTCGCCGAGACGGAGGAAGAGGCCAAGGCGCTCGCCCGCGAGCACTTCGGCCATGACGAACTGCTGCGTCAGGACGAGGATGTCCTCGACACCTGGTTCTCCTCGGGCCTGTGGCCGTTCTCGACCCTTGGCTGGCCGGAGCAGACCGCCGACCTGAAGCGCTTCTACCCGACCAGCACCCTGGTCACCGGCTTCGACATCATCTTCTTCTGGGTCGCCCGGATGATGATGATGGGCCTGCACTTCATGGGCGAGGTCCCCTTCGACCGGGTGTTCATCAACGCTCTCGTGCGCGACGCCGAGGGCAAGAAGATGAGCAAGTCCAAGGGCAATGTCATGGACCCGCTGGAGCTCGTCGACGACTATGGCGCCGACGCCCTGCGGTTCACCCTGACGGCCATGTCGGGCCAGGCTCGTGACATCAAGTTGTCACGTCAACGTATTGAAGGTTATCGCAACTTCGGCACAAAGCTGTGGAACGCCGCGCGCTTTGCGCAGGTGAACGGCTGCGCCCGCGCCGAAGGCTTCGACCCGAGCCAGGTCAAGAACGTCCTCAACCGCTGGATCGTCGGCGAGACGACCCGCACGGCCCAGGCGGTCACCAAGTCCTTGGAGGGCTGCAGCTTCGACGGGGCGGCCAACGGCCTCTATCGGTTTATCTGGAACACCTTCTGCGACTGGTACGTCGAGCTGGCCAAGCCGATCCTGAACGGCGCGGACGAGGCGGCCAAGGCCGAGACCCAGGCCACCGCCGCCTGGGCCCTGGACGTCATCCTGAAGCTTCTGCACCCGGTCATGCCGTTCCTCACCGAAGAGCTGTGGGCCCAGACCTCCGACCTCGGCGCGACGCGCAGCGAGGGCATGCTGATCACCGCCCGCTGGCCGCAGCTCGGCGACGAACTGATCGACCCGGCCGCCGACGCCGAGATCGAGCTGATCGTCACCGCCGTCAGCGAAGGCCGCTCGGTGAAGGCCGAGCTCAATGTCCCGCATTCGGCGCGGCCGCCGCTGCTGGTCATCGAGGCGAGCGACGCCCAGCGCGCGGTCTTCCAGGCCAACGCCGCGGTCATCGCCCAGACCCTGCGCATCTCCGAAGTACGCTTCGAGGACCACGCTCCGGAAGGCGCGATCCCCTTCGTGGTCAATGGCGCGACCCTGGCGCTGCCGGTGGCCGAGTTCATCGACCTTGCGGCCGAGCGCGCGCGCCTGGCCAAGGAAATCGCGGGCCACGCTTCCGACATCGCCCACGTGAACAAGAAGCTGGGCAACCCCGCCTTCGTGGCCAACGCCAAGGAGGAAGTGGTCGAGGAAAATCGCGAGCGCCTCGCCGAATCGGAAGCGGCCAAGGCCAAGCTGGAACAGGCGCTGGCGCGGCTCGAAGCCGTCGTCTGA
- a CDS encoding DUF2497 domain-containing protein — protein sequence MSEQTSQEPTMEEILASIRRIISEDDAPADAAAPVAEAEPEEAEPVEAPAFTPLTEDEDDGVLELTEKVETVGDLDVYTQAAPEEPEPEELAPAIDVGDGLVGPIAATAAASAFGQLSAAIQMPAEGRTLEDVVRELLRPLLKQWLDDNLPAIVQSTVDKEVERIARSRVR from the coding sequence ATGTCCGAACAGACTTCGCAAGAACCGACGATGGAGGAAATCCTGGCCTCCATCCGGCGCATCATCTCCGAAGATGACGCGCCGGCGGACGCCGCTGCGCCCGTTGCCGAGGCGGAGCCGGAAGAGGCCGAGCCGGTCGAGGCGCCTGCCTTCACCCCGCTGACGGAAGACGAGGACGACGGCGTTCTCGAGCTGACCGAGAAGGTGGAGACGGTCGGCGATCTCGACGTTTATACGCAGGCCGCGCCCGAGGAGCCTGAACCCGAAGAGTTGGCCCCGGCCATCGACGTGGGCGATGGCCTGGTCGGTCCTATCGCGGCGACAGCCGCCGCCAGCGCCTTCGGTCAGCTTTCTGCGGCCATCCAAATGCCGGCCGAGGGGCGGACCCTCGAGGATGTCGTCCGCGAGTTGCTTCGCCCGCTGCTCAAGCAGTGGCTCGACGACAATCTTCCGGCCATCGTCCAGTCGACGGTCGACAAGGAAGTCGAGCGGATCGCCCGCAGCCGAGTACGCTAA
- a CDS encoding glycine zipper 2TM domain-containing protein: MNFRSTFAKGALAGVAGVMAMSAAVSVPTFASAQSAGYYGGGYAYDPCRRETTNRGTVGALLGGVLGAAIGSNVAARNARTEGALLGGAAGAFGGAMVGKNSAACGPTGSTAYRAPQTSYNGYYGEPPRNDYQRSYDERPYYQPEPSYRVADRPPAVTDGCTLAESPIYLPDGRTQKRFVRVCPDANGNYQVVD; this comes from the coding sequence ATGAACTTCCGTTCGACCTTCGCCAAGGGCGCGCTTGCAGGCGTGGCCGGCGTGATGGCGATGAGCGCCGCAGTCAGCGTTCCGACCTTCGCGTCGGCGCAGTCGGCGGGCTATTACGGCGGCGGCTACGCCTATGACCCGTGCCGCCGGGAAACCACCAACCGGGGCACGGTCGGCGCCTTGCTGGGCGGCGTCCTGGGCGCGGCGATCGGCTCGAACGTCGCGGCCCGCAACGCCCGCACCGAGGGCGCGCTGCTGGGCGGCGCGGCCGGCGCATTCGGCGGGGCGATGGTCGGCAAGAACTCGGCCGCCTGCGGACCGACCGGTTCGACGGCCTATCGCGCGCCTCAGACCAGCTATAACGGCTATTACGGCGAGCCGCCCCGCAACGATTATCAACGCTCCTATGACGAGCGGCCCTACTATCAGCCGGAGCCGTCCTATCGCGTGGCCGACCGGCCGCCGGCCGTCACCGACGGCTGCACCCTGGCCGAGAGCCCGATCTATCTGCCGGACGGCCGCACCCAGAAGCGCTTCGTCCGGGTCTGCCCGGACGCGAACGGCAATTACCAGGTCGTCGACTGA